From the genome of Muricauda sp. SCSIO 64092, one region includes:
- a CDS encoding LamG domain-containing protein, translating into MKNKIVKIGRWFLPVFAFLLFTISCDDDDDSGSGGNFDLATLQATIDQAESLIENSVEGINAGDFQPGAKDDLQDVLNWIYGRIETSDSQADINDAVLKLNAAIDTFLESTVATAFLYVNHGVGSGIELSDNVKIALYQASTIEMEIYIADLNQFGFSNNLFSTEDEPSRGFAARYFGTGEIELVAGTADGWPTSPISPAGTLKSGEWMNIAYTNSGTEQHLYINGDLITSGTGVPEFTDVPFVLGNSPTFNDRSCNTVYREFKVWNSVLDQSTIQGNIGQTVEGTEAGLVVYFPFGANLGATFDDIVGNSTATLQGNTQWEEELPVIIKDFSALQAAIAALTDYRDNTVSEGTNDGDHSVGTTNYINGLLTAAEDLLISDPAQGAIDATAQSLLDTIDFLNDNLVADSNGVIKTEDTPQEDFFRITPAYTPSGDYTIEFEMEFGSFFGFERTEIYTNNHYKMTVTGIADPADESSFFASGELRAESFAGGDLDWQYATSSPLTVVPGEWYHIALVYDAGTDVARLYVNQEMVAEQDGFGLPNGWPAPEIDFFRGQDLLGALRNIRFWDTARNAADLNAAITGSEPDLQMYFPLDRVGGIQVKDGTEADIYTGTLKGGVLWNK; encoded by the coding sequence ATGAAAAATAAAATAGTTAAAATAGGAAGATGGTTTTTGCCAGTGTTTGCTTTCCTTTTATTTACCATTTCCTGCGATGACGATGACGATTCCGGCTCTGGAGGAAATTTTGACCTGGCTACCCTTCAAGCAACCATAGATCAGGCAGAATCCTTGATTGAAAACAGTGTGGAAGGAATAAACGCAGGGGATTTTCAACCGGGGGCCAAGGATGATCTGCAGGATGTCCTCAACTGGATTTACGGGCGTATCGAAACATCGGACAGCCAAGCGGATATTAATGATGCGGTTTTAAAGCTAAATGCTGCCATAGACACCTTTTTGGAAAGTACGGTGGCCACCGCATTTCTTTATGTGAATCATGGTGTAGGATCGGGAATAGAATTATCTGATAATGTGAAAATAGCTTTGTACCAAGCTTCAACCATTGAAATGGAGATTTATATTGCCGATCTAAATCAATTTGGTTTTTCAAATAATCTATTCAGTACGGAAGATGAGCCATCCAGAGGTTTCGCGGCCAGATATTTTGGTACGGGAGAAATTGAACTTGTTGCCGGAACGGCGGATGGGTGGCCGACGTCACCTATAAGCCCTGCTGGAACACTGAAATCTGGAGAGTGGATGAATATAGCGTATACAAACTCGGGTACGGAACAACATTTGTATATCAATGGAGATTTAATTACTTCGGGTACTGGAGTTCCTGAGTTTACCGATGTGCCTTTTGTACTTGGAAACAGTCCAACTTTTAATGATCGTTCATGTAACACGGTGTACAGGGAGTTTAAGGTTTGGAACTCCGTCTTGGACCAAAGCACGATTCAAGGAAATATTGGTCAAACAGTGGAAGGCACTGAAGCTGGTTTGGTGGTCTATTTCCCGTTTGGGGCTAATTTAGGGGCCACCTTTGATGATATCGTTGGAAACTCTACGGCAACATTACAGGGTAATACGCAATGGGAAGAAGAACTTCCGGTGATTATAAAGGATTTTTCCGCCTTACAGGCAGCTATTGCGGCATTAACGGATTACAGGGATAATACGGTATCGGAAGGAACCAATGATGGCGACCACTCAGTAGGCACAACAAATTATATTAATGGGCTTTTAACGGCAGCTGAAGACTTATTGATTTCAGACCCAGCACAAGGGGCTATAGATGCCACTGCACAAAGTTTGTTGGATACCATTGATTTCCTTAATGATAATTTAGTGGCCGATTCCAATGGGGTGATTAAGACTGAAGATACGCCCCAAGAGGACTTTTTTAGAATTACACCTGCATACACACCTTCCGGGGATTATACCATTGAGTTTGAAATGGAGTTTGGTTCCTTCTTTGGATTTGAAAGAACCGAAATCTATACCAACAATCATTACAAGATGACGGTTACAGGTATTGCGGATCCTGCGGATGAATCAAGCTTTTTTGCCTCTGGGGAATTACGGGCAGAGTCGTTTGCCGGTGGTGATTTGGATTGGCAATATGCCACTAGTTCGCCATTGACCGTGGTACCTGGTGAATGGTACCATATTGCTCTGGTATATGATGCCGGAACCGATGTTGCCCGGCTTTATGTAAACCAAGAAATGGTTGCAGAACAAGATGGTTTTGGCTTACCTAACGGATGGCCAGCTCCTGAAATCGATTTCTTTAGGGGACAGGATTTACTTGGGGCCTTGAGAAATATTAGGTTCTGGGATACCGCTAGGAATGCTGCCGATTTAAATGCAGCGATAACAGGTAGCGAGCCGGATTTGCAAATGTATTTTCCACTTGATCGTGTTGGAGGTATCCAGGTTAAGGATGGAACAGAAGCAGATATTTACACTGGAACCCTAAAAGGTGGGGTACTATGGAACAAATAA
- a CDS encoding serine hydrolase, which produces MKFALLLLCTSLLAQNKNKELASFQKSYPDFVSKKMKKHNVIGANITVVIDNEVVVNEAFGFSDLKNKVASDLNTEYPIGSISKIVTSTAILKLYSDGKIDIDRPYTDYVPDFKMKKHFSGPIDFTVRHLLSHYAGLPRLRAKGFLKKQPLPLDSLLSNSRNEYLIAPAGKVYQYSDWGTDLLALLVQRVTKMPYEGFVATHIFKPLGMNHSGFGQVDSKGYFKGKETKTYEYSWPGSDGAFSTALDLAKLSQVYFVDKEMAHTSFLKPEIVQEALTLQFTDAPMAYNEQVGLMWDIKPLRGFKRVRKAGIHEPFYTYIFFVPEYRFSVVISSNSNASSQFHWDVWSRAFDFMAKRYDLKGGQSSIKKQRNSGKLNLTKVQMKELEGTYSTDLGIVNLKSNGNKFNVVLGLDNRKGIATTHEDNLLKLYVKMMGIKIHVMDIFWDKIGDELIVGEQYKSGNRIIGGSKIIQRPIPETWKQAVGTYEVVNYDDIDYQTIDRAKLLINEYGVLELRVHLIYPGKTQFQLGLSPMSNTLAIIPGYNFEFFGGETVELTKGNNVFELKLSGYRLQRILE; this is translated from the coding sequence ATGAAATTTGCCTTATTACTGCTTTGCACAAGTCTTTTGGCGCAAAATAAAAATAAGGAACTTGCCAGTTTTCAAAAATCATATCCCGATTTCGTTTCAAAAAAAATGAAAAAGCACAATGTAATTGGGGCCAACATTACAGTTGTTATTGATAATGAAGTGGTCGTGAATGAAGCATTTGGTTTTTCTGATTTGAAAAATAAAGTGGCCTCTGATCTAAATACAGAGTATCCAATTGGTTCCATATCCAAGATTGTTACATCAACGGCGATTCTGAAACTATACTCCGATGGTAAGATTGATATTGACAGGCCCTATACCGACTACGTGCCCGATTTTAAAATGAAAAAACACTTTTCCGGCCCTATTGATTTTACTGTACGACACTTACTGTCCCACTATGCGGGCCTGCCCCGATTACGGGCCAAGGGATTTTTAAAGAAGCAGCCCCTGCCTTTGGATAGCCTTTTATCGAATAGCCGTAACGAATATCTTATAGCACCGGCTGGAAAGGTATACCAATATTCGGATTGGGGTACGGATCTATTGGCCTTGTTGGTGCAAAGGGTAACAAAAATGCCTTATGAAGGATTTGTGGCAACCCATATTTTTAAACCCTTGGGAATGAATCATTCAGGGTTTGGCCAAGTGGACAGTAAGGGATATTTTAAAGGTAAAGAGACCAAAACCTATGAATACAGTTGGCCCGGGTCTGATGGTGCTTTTTCCACAGCTCTTGATTTAGCCAAATTGAGCCAAGTTTACTTTGTTGACAAGGAAATGGCACATACTTCCTTCTTAAAACCGGAAATTGTGCAGGAAGCCCTGACCCTCCAATTCACCGATGCTCCCATGGCCTACAATGAGCAAGTTGGACTAATGTGGGATATAAAGCCCCTCCGAGGGTTCAAAAGGGTAAGAAAAGCAGGGATTCATGAACCTTTTTATACCTACATCTTCTTTGTTCCCGAATACCGTTTCTCGGTGGTGATCTCTAGCAATTCCAATGCATCAAGTCAGTTTCATTGGGATGTTTGGTCCAGGGCATTTGATTTTATGGCCAAAAGGTATGATTTAAAAGGAGGTCAGAGCTCAATAAAAAAGCAACGGAATTCCGGGAAACTCAATTTAACCAAAGTACAGATGAAGGAACTGGAGGGAACCTACAGCACTGATTTGGGAATAGTGAACCTAAAATCAAATGGCAACAAATTCAATGTTGTACTTGGTCTGGACAATCGAAAAGGAATTGCCACGACCCACGAGGATAATTTACTTAAATTGTATGTAAAGATGATGGGGATAAAAATTCATGTCATGGATATATTTTGGGATAAGATCGGGGATGAACTTATTGTTGGGGAACAATATAAAAGTGGCAATAGAATTATTGGGGGGTCCAAGATTATACAAAGACCTATTCCTGAGACATGGAAACAAGCAGTTGGAACCTATGAGGTAGTCAATTATGATGATATTGATTATCAAACCATTGACCGGGCTAAGTTACTGATCAATGAATATGGAGTATTGGAACTGAGGGTACATCTTATTTATCCCGGTAAAACCCAATTTCAATTGGGACTCTCTCCTATGTCCAACACGTTGGCCATTATACCTGGGTATAACTTTGAGTTTTTTGGTGGAGAAACTGTTGAATTAACTAAAGGAAATAATGTTTTTGAATTGAAATTGTCAGGATATAGACTTCAAAGGATACTGGAATAG
- a CDS encoding AraC family transcriptional regulator, which produces MKYFSTNLYLKMLNCAIAEGMSRNDFMDWPTSMQEAEKLEVICAEEFLTAHEVLDDKLGPGFGVRVGQQMIIEDYGVLGLSWRTCSRVGEIFERSERYFKLLSNTFVWQIQNEGNISRVLLNREAHRRGMELSTEASLSATVVVLQAMSEKDIVPLEVSFKHKPPQDLTSFKVAFKCPILFDQPHYAISYKTEDLNLRTAKADASINSYLLQQVDEKTKGIKIPGSKFVRDVEALITDALPTGIPSIHHIGELTAMSNRTLTRRLSEAGVTYRDLIKKTQERMAKDMLKDESKSIGDIAFLTGFSEQSAFNRAFKKWSGLTPSEYRKNG; this is translated from the coding sequence GTGAAATACTTTTCTACAAATCTCTACCTAAAGATGCTTAATTGTGCCATAGCCGAGGGTATGTCCAGAAATGATTTTATGGATTGGCCCACTTCAATGCAGGAAGCGGAAAAATTGGAGGTTATTTGTGCAGAGGAGTTTTTAACTGCACACGAAGTACTTGACGATAAACTTGGCCCGGGGTTTGGAGTTCGGGTAGGCCAACAAATGATCATCGAGGATTATGGCGTTTTGGGGCTTTCTTGGCGTACGTGTTCCAGGGTTGGTGAGATTTTTGAACGGAGTGAACGCTACTTCAAATTGTTGTCCAACACCTTTGTCTGGCAAATCCAAAATGAGGGAAATATTTCGCGGGTCCTCCTCAACAGGGAAGCACATAGAAGGGGAATGGAATTATCCACGGAGGCCAGTTTGTCCGCAACCGTAGTCGTGCTGCAAGCCATGTCCGAAAAAGATATTGTACCACTGGAAGTTAGCTTCAAGCACAAGCCACCTCAGGACTTGACCAGCTTTAAGGTAGCCTTTAAATGTCCCATATTGTTTGACCAACCCCACTATGCCATTAGCTATAAAACGGAAGATTTGAATTTAAGGACAGCTAAAGCCGACGCCAGTATCAACAGCTACTTATTGCAGCAGGTTGATGAGAAGACAAAAGGCATTAAAATTCCTGGCAGTAAATTTGTTCGTGATGTTGAAGCACTTATAACAGATGCACTACCTACCGGTATTCCCAGTATTCACCATATTGGTGAGCTTACCGCTATGAGCAACCGAACACTGACAAGAAGGCTTTCCGAGGCCGGAGTGACCTATAGGGACCTCATCAAAAAAACCCAGGAACGGATGGCCAAGGACATGCTAAAGGATGAATCCAAAAGTATAGGGGATATTGCATTCCTTACAGGTTTTTCAGAACAAAGCGCATTTAACCGGGCTTTTAAAAAATGGTCTGGTCTTACCCCTTCGGAATATAGAAAAAACGGTTAG
- a CDS encoding FG-GAP-like repeat-containing protein, protein MKTTWIKRLLLFSLLIVHNPTFGQLFEKVEHLAGLDFFAQNNGVAIADYDGDLDLDFFVVAIAKDVENNELTHSKLYRNNNDGTFTDVTQESGLVNLFPLEGNEEELDDFRALAGHKYGAFWGDYDNDGRPDILFTHRKKIQLFRNQGSGRFSEVTNEAGFQSVNDCENTSAIWFDYNNDSFLDIYIPTWKSCSFNIMYRNNGDGTFTDVSDLINIVENEELPSFNPFPYDFNQDGYMDLYLTNDLRKANQLFINNSGNSFTEQAISYGVDTKADDMGIAVSDYNNDGHFDFFITAIQRNFLLTNDGDTTFTEDARDKAVGDSGWAWGTKFGDFDLDGDEDLFVVNGYDFPGWGAGTNIYYENNHAQGENDFTIQPVGLEDFAISVEAVDFDYDNDGDLDLIVTNSDRNSHLYRNNTLGSNENPEFQWLKISLVGTISNRNAIGTTIELTTDQSVRKRYYTGVGFLGQNLKPVHFGIPSGEAVNSVKITWPSGIEETHQNIEANTHIRAIENNGFEVLDNNTASLIFGCTDPSSCNYNPNAIMDDGTCEYLSITNTIEGRQSTGFFAEEAYSLSLQSGQSIVWKVTGGEITSGQNTDTIEVEWSFESAGEVIAVISGPLCSSEEITLNVTLSASEISPDKSIARVWNEALLDAIRGDFARPTIHARNLFHTSAAMYDAWAILNNTKTYLIGNEVHGFRNQFAGFEPDSDNLEQNLNTVISHAAYRILSHRFRNSPSAQSTLAKFNLLMDQLGHDRSMVSVNYVTGNPAALGNFIAETYIDYGNQDGSREQTGYNNAHYEPINSPLAPILPGNPNITDPDRWQSLSLDTFIDQSGNLIEGETIDFLSPEWGNVSPFAMANDVVTTYTRNGNDYKVYNDPEAPPYINSSNPRLSEAYKWGFSLVSVWSAHLDPADGVLWDISPRSIGNLDIQSFPTDYSDYPNFYKLLEGGDIGQGYSTNPITGMAYDTQMAPRGDYARVLAEFWADGPDSETPPGHWFTLLNYVNDHPSLEKRLNGEGPLLSPLEWDIKTYFTLGGAMHDAAISAWSIKGWYDYVRPISAIRYMADQGQSSDPNLPSYNENGIPLLTNYIELVDVNDPLAGREGENIGKIKLFAWKGHRYIGDTDTDTAGVDWILADEWWPYQRPSFVTPPFAGYVSGHSTYSRAAAEVLTLLTGSQYFPGGLGEFVAKQNEFLVFEEGPSVDIKLQWASYRDASDQCSLSRIWGGIHPPADDIPGRLVGEKIGIDAFNFAASYFEVDLPPAPPESTNHIIYPIPNDTGELYVANTKEGDKFYLFDLNGSQIAIKNVEYNENNRTSRLSLSDFISTGMYLLRINNSKARRILVKSR, encoded by the coding sequence ATGAAAACCACGTGGATAAAGAGACTATTGCTATTTAGTTTACTTATTGTTCATAATCCAACTTTTGGACAACTTTTCGAGAAAGTTGAGCATTTGGCCGGACTTGACTTCTTCGCCCAGAACAACGGTGTTGCCATTGCCGATTATGACGGTGATCTAGATCTTGACTTCTTTGTTGTTGCCATTGCAAAAGATGTGGAAAACAACGAATTGACCCATAGCAAACTGTACAGAAACAATAACGACGGTACGTTTACCGATGTGACCCAAGAATCGGGCCTGGTCAATTTGTTTCCTTTGGAAGGCAATGAAGAGGAACTAGACGATTTTAGGGCACTTGCCGGACACAAATACGGCGCTTTCTGGGGTGACTATGACAATGATGGACGTCCTGATATTTTATTCACGCATCGAAAGAAGATTCAGCTGTTTCGAAACCAGGGTAGCGGCAGGTTCTCGGAAGTGACCAACGAAGCCGGTTTTCAATCGGTCAACGATTGTGAAAACACTTCGGCCATATGGTTTGATTATAATAATGACAGTTTTTTGGACATCTATATCCCCACATGGAAAAGTTGCAGTTTCAACATCATGTATCGAAATAATGGCGATGGCACTTTTACTGATGTCTCCGACCTCATCAATATTGTCGAAAATGAAGAATTGCCCAGTTTTAATCCCTTTCCGTACGATTTTAATCAAGATGGTTATATGGACCTTTACCTTACCAATGACCTGAGGAAGGCCAACCAACTTTTTATCAACAACAGTGGAAACTCTTTTACCGAACAAGCCATAAGTTATGGGGTTGATACCAAGGCTGATGATATGGGTATTGCGGTATCGGATTACAATAATGACGGTCATTTTGATTTTTTCATTACCGCCATTCAAAGGAACTTTTTGCTGACCAATGATGGCGATACTACGTTTACAGAAGATGCCCGGGATAAGGCCGTTGGGGATTCCGGATGGGCCTGGGGCACCAAATTTGGTGATTTTGATCTGGATGGGGATGAAGATTTATTTGTGGTCAATGGGTATGACTTTCCTGGATGGGGAGCAGGTACCAACATTTATTATGAAAACAACCACGCCCAAGGCGAAAATGATTTCACCATTCAACCCGTGGGGCTTGAGGATTTTGCGATAAGCGTAGAAGCCGTTGATTTTGATTATGACAATGACGGTGATTTGGATCTTATAGTGACCAATTCCGACAGAAATTCCCATTTGTACCGAAACAATACCCTTGGTTCCAATGAAAACCCCGAATTTCAATGGCTAAAAATCTCTTTGGTAGGAACAATATCCAACAGAAATGCTATTGGCACCACCATAGAGTTGACCACGGACCAATCCGTTCGAAAAAGATACTACACAGGGGTTGGATTTTTAGGGCAAAACCTTAAGCCTGTCCATTTTGGGATACCCAGTGGGGAAGCTGTCAATTCGGTGAAAATTACCTGGCCATCGGGTATTGAGGAAACCCACCAAAATATTGAGGCAAACACCCATATCCGAGCTATAGAAAACAATGGGTTTGAAGTGTTGGACAACAATACCGCTTCATTGATCTTTGGTTGTACCGACCCGAGTTCCTGCAATTATAACCCTAACGCCATTATGGATGATGGCACATGCGAGTACCTATCCATAACCAATACCATTGAAGGCAGACAAAGTACGGGCTTTTTTGCAGAGGAAGCCTATAGCCTTTCCCTGCAATCCGGTCAGTCGATTGTTTGGAAGGTAACTGGAGGTGAAATTACGTCAGGCCAAAATACCGATACCATTGAGGTGGAATGGAGTTTTGAAAGTGCTGGTGAGGTAATTGCTGTAATCAGTGGTCCTTTATGCTCGTCCGAAGAAATCACATTGAATGTAACCCTTAGTGCTTCGGAAATCTCCCCGGACAAATCAATTGCCAGGGTATGGAACGAGGCACTATTGGACGCCATTAGGGGGGATTTTGCCAGACCTACCATTCATGCCAGAAATCTGTTTCATACCAGTGCGGCCATGTATGATGCATGGGCTATTTTGAACAATACAAAAACGTATTTGATCGGTAATGAGGTCCACGGTTTCAGAAACCAATTTGCGGGATTCGAACCAGATTCCGATAACCTTGAGCAAAACCTAAATACCGTCATCAGCCATGCCGCTTATCGGATCTTGTCACATCGTTTTAGAAACTCCCCCAGTGCCCAGTCGACCTTGGCAAAATTCAATCTTTTAATGGATCAACTGGGCCACGATAGAAGCATGGTAAGTGTCAATTATGTTACGGGAAACCCCGCGGCCCTGGGAAATTTTATCGCAGAAACGTATATCGACTATGGCAATCAGGATGGATCAAGGGAACAAACAGGTTATAACAATGCCCATTACGAACCGATCAATAGTCCTTTGGCCCCTATTCTGCCCGGAAATCCAAATATAACAGACCCCGATCGTTGGCAATCTTTAAGTTTGGATACTTTTATAGATCAAAGCGGAAATCTAATTGAAGGGGAGACAATAGACTTCTTGAGTCCTGAATGGGGCAATGTGTCCCCGTTTGCCATGGCCAATGATGTGGTAACCACATACACTAGAAATGGCAATGACTATAAAGTATACAACGATCCGGAGGCGCCACCCTATATAAATTCGTCGAACCCACGATTATCCGAGGCCTACAAATGGGGGTTCTCTTTGGTGTCCGTGTGGAGTGCACATCTCGATCCCGCCGATGGGGTATTATGGGACATATCACCAAGATCAATCGGTAATTTGGACATACAAAGCTTTCCAACCGACTATTCGGATTATCCCAACTTTTATAAGTTGTTGGAAGGTGGTGATATAGGACAGGGCTATTCCACAAACCCCATTACGGGCATGGCCTATGATACCCAAATGGCCCCACGCGGCGATTATGCCAGGGTCTTGGCAGAATTTTGGGCCGATGGCCCCGATTCCGAAACCCCGCCAGGACATTGGTTTACCCTATTGAACTATGTAAATGACCACCCGTCATTGGAAAAACGTTTAAACGGGGAAGGCCCGCTACTATCGCCTTTGGAATGGGACATTAAGACCTATTTTACCCTTGGGGGAGCCATGCATGATGCGGCTATTTCGGCATGGAGCATCAAAGGTTGGTATGATTATGTTAGACCTATTTCCGCTATTCGATATATGGCGGATCAAGGACAGAGTTCAGATCCAAATCTTCCCAGCTACAATGAAAATGGAATACCCCTGTTAACCAATTATATTGAGTTGGTTGATGTAAATGACCCTTTGGCCGGAAGGGAAGGCGAAAACATTGGAAAAATCAAGCTTTTTGCCTGGAAAGGTCATCGTTATATTGGCGATACGGACACCGATACCGCTGGAGTCGATTGGATTTTGGCGGACGAATGGTGGCCCTACCAACGCCCCAGTTTTGTTACGCCGCCTTTTGCAGGTTACGTTTCTGGCCATTCTACCTATTCAAGGGCTGCTGCAGAGGTACTGACCTTACTAACGGGAAGTCAATATTTCCCCGGTGGTCTAGGGGAATTTGTAGCAAAGCAAAATGAATTTCTTGTGTTTGAGGAAGGGCCATCGGTAGATATAAAATTGCAGTGGGCTTCCTATAGGGATGCATCGGACCAATGTAGCCTTTCTCGAATATGGGGAGGTATTCACCCTCCGGCAGATGATATTCCCGGCAGATTGGTCGGTGAAAAAATTGGGATTGATGCCTTCAATTTTGCAGCTTCCTATTTTGAGGTCGATCTTCCTCCTGCACCTCCTGAATCAACAAACCATATTATTTATCCTATTCCGAATGATACCGGTGAATTATATGTGGCAAATACCAAAGAAGGCGATAAATTCTACTTATTTGACCTGAACGGATCGCAAATTGCCATTAAAAATGTGGAATACAACGAAAACAATCGGACCTCTCGTCTGAGCCTAAGCGATTTCATTTCTACAGGGATGTACCTACTTCGTATTAACAATAGCAAGGCAAGGCGAATTTTGGTGAAATCAAGGTGA
- a CDS encoding LytTR family DNA-binding domain-containing protein — MRLSFLRYKKKDVSGAQELLFKWPYIGLITISITTLNFLITYNLRNTTVQYLSFYVIDLVATYLIIEFYAFGIHVLNKRAPLGDNFVKRVTYQFTAHTLSVVIFSILINELLDAIFFQGERLSLSFDFYTQDTVVALVFILLFHCIYLGLYLLSAKSVFLEGEPKKIKVFQGMAHKLVGFNDVICVYTQLGNTYVVDSNYNSFVSEKTLGEFEELVSQRFFRANRQFLVTMAIIDSYKSAGNGKVEVFLKANGIGDLNKSIYVSRSKASSFRSWLKKG; from the coding sequence ATGAGGTTGTCATTTTTAAGATATAAGAAGAAAGATGTATCAGGGGCACAAGAACTGCTTTTTAAATGGCCCTATATAGGGCTTATTACCATTTCGATTACAACGCTCAATTTTTTGATTACCTATAATCTTCGAAATACAACCGTCCAATATCTTTCTTTCTACGTTATTGATTTGGTAGCTACCTATTTGATTATCGAATTTTATGCATTTGGTATCCACGTTTTGAACAAAAGGGCACCTTTGGGCGATAATTTTGTAAAAAGGGTTACCTATCAATTTACAGCACATACGTTAAGCGTGGTCATTTTCAGCATCTTGATTAATGAACTTCTGGATGCCATTTTTTTTCAAGGAGAGCGACTATCCCTTTCTTTTGATTTTTATACTCAAGATACGGTAGTGGCACTTGTATTCATATTGCTTTTTCACTGTATCTATTTAGGTCTTTATTTGTTGTCTGCCAAAAGTGTTTTCTTAGAAGGGGAACCTAAGAAAATTAAGGTGTTTCAAGGCATGGCCCATAAACTGGTTGGTTTTAATGACGTTATCTGTGTGTATACCCAATTGGGAAACACCTATGTGGTGGATAGTAATTACAATAGTTTTGTGTCGGAAAAAACCTTGGGTGAGTTTGAAGAACTGGTTTCCCAACGCTTTTTTAGGGCCAACAGGCAGTTTCTGGTCACAATGGCCATTATAGATTCTTATAAGAGTGCAGGAAATGGTAAAGTAGAAGTTTTTTTGAAGGCAAATGGGATTGGCGATTTGAATAAAAGCATCTATGTGAGTCGGAGCAAGGCTTCTTCTTTTAGGTCATGGTTGAAGAAAGGATGA